The following proteins come from a genomic window of Liolophura sinensis isolate JHLJ2023 chromosome 13, CUHK_Ljap_v2, whole genome shotgun sequence:
- the LOC135480532 gene encoding uncharacterized protein LOC135480532 — protein MEKKTTTACDVKLRGPKETNQQSVPPALGATATGVRPRWTIPEIYRSLPLYPCSLNRRPVVAYSYRPSHVVQHDRNTPKEETVRAQSNIRPKIAPRPAQMLNKCVAVSTKSCDRNANTRIQESSSTFTNAQNWVSRSKTLSGISQPEHPTHVQMQQLPQNVFYMSPVPVPNLQAPLGLMTVSGTVPGKQTSTVNVQSNVGDPSVACKDSGDKTTVTYNLAGPFQMPKFSKSDKQLLGEQTNSPRLVFGNQSFPVLSVISTPQKVNNPGSSVTSVNTPHKVNNAIPSTSAINPTQNVYNPLASLAPIDPRQKRYNSVPSAALNPPGKVFYTVDPVALPSVLNATAETKGQSCSQASVPPTEASVAQSNQGSKKEDNSTTGDGRESVAETVNSTEIYLSSPDSLLPEDIENWDKLDIWKQNGHSPEIEIDVAEDPIGTVSSSSAGLSRGSSSHTGNVLQHPEPFKATKSVTPRKLSVHSISTRSSSCVGVSKTTSDVVKSKCGSRVIKGRSSDIPNETQTRSGALKGPARRSKRLCSSILSKDDPKQCVAKPRAAKRNSKLRKTLKQKSSLSSSLQTVASTEDMEILKPTGATSSFTFQDKLQIGSSPDTSVDHDLPGEQRKNSSDSSGACLTEAVLKDLIVDEKLKDRVHQAVIYAESGRGKWKDKRPPQCSGEKADDSDKFPVNEEVSVNDNKKQAVDEDMTSSVDRNQQENIPQLTATPALLEAVNNTVETIEHSTVYIENVSKLLENLSQEKNTSGEDYFVSGLLAILDTGRRLNDNMISSLKLFVSRHRNLIEDVLPCVDSCKDVNLPCLSQECPLDLRVMSGASNPSCQKGDDHFETSSPIMEKGMEANQLSVHGNGDSASSKPVKGCVVKLCKLSSAEILRKRPCLESQSWSPLTTQGDVRSGSGRSKEIKPRALSSVISSSCAALIPAQSKAASSKSGVDVNASENVDTIHRNVACMPMSEKPELRSKTELSRLVTEAAPSENTVSSETFAVSVSSGIITLDERKPGTRSSACKERATRIRTSCRSKTKRKKNLCKTEESVDQTVQNGDKRSFSIPKLNISEEEMSVIKLPRQTNCSDMEIVSESSSTLPDIIGSEGSKNGDGLGDSGNYRDIPSQDKSKIKFSKDFQPTRNSAKRSSTVDLAPRRKANTSLERCDEDALVVLNEGLQNETLRTTCRRSRSKLIDKVSLNSQMQGITGKTSEGHPDAMLCSDELSLARENTAPVESLLNSLGEFGECTKHSPHGKMIEGATEPLRFDVDQIFGEKYSNLSPDSSLSDGSLETQEQKAGPKGILLLFKI, from the exons ATGGAGAAGAAAACT ACTACTGCATGTGATGTAAAACTACGGGGGCCTAAAGAGACAAATCAGCAAAGTGTGCCGCCTGCTTTGGGTGCAACAGCGACAGGGGTAAGACCCAGGTGGACCATCCCTGAGATCTACCGCAGCCTTCCCCTGTACCCGTGTTCCCTCAACAGACGGCCTGTTGTGGCCTACTCCTACAGACCAAGCCATGTCGTTCAGCATGATCGTAACACACCAAAAGAAGAAACAGTTAGAGCACAGTCAAACATTCGACCCAAAATAGCTCCAAGGCCTGCACAAATGTTGAATAAATGTGTCGCAGTGTCCACAAAGAGCTGTGATAGGAATGCCAATACACGTATTCAGGAATCATCAAGCACCTTCACAAATGCCCAAAATTGGGTTTCTCGCAGCAAAACTTTGTCTGGCATTAGTCAGCCTGAACATCCTACTCATGTGCAAATGCAACAGCTACCACAAAACGTGTTTTATATGtcacctgtacctgtacctaatTTGCAGGCACCCCTAGGTCTCATGACTGTCTCTGGAACGGTACCCGGTAAACAGACATCAACTGTAAATGTCCAAAGTAATGTAGGAGACCCCAGCGTTGCATGCAAAGATTCAGGCGACAAAACTACTGTAACTTATAACCTGGCGGGTCCGTTTCAAATGCCTAAGTTCAGCAAAAGTGATAAACAGCTATTAGGTGAACAGACAAATTCCCCAAGACTTGTATTTGGAAACCAGTCCTTTCCTGTGCTTTCAGTAATCAGTACGCCCCAGAAGGTGAACAACCCAGGTAGTTCTGTAACATCCGTTAATACGCCCCATAAAGTGAATAACGCCATACCTTCAACATCAGCTATCAACCCAACTCAGAATGTGTACAACCCACTGGCTTCACTAGCACCAATCGATCCACGTCAGAAAAGGTATAACTCAGTACCGTCTGCAGCATTGAATCCGCCTGGGAAAGTCTTCTACACGGTGGACCCAGTGGCATTACCCAGTGTCCTCAATGCTACAGCAGAGACTAAAGGACAGAGCTGTAGTCAGGCTTCAGTGCCACCAACTGAGGCTTCAGTGGCACAGAGTAACCAAGGGTCCAAAAAGGAAGACAACAGTACCACCGGTGATGGCAGAGAATCTGTTGCCGAGACAGTAAATTCAACTGAGATTTACTTGAGTTCGCCAGATTCCTTACTGCCAGAAGATATTGAGAACTGGGACAAGCTTGACATTTGGAAACAAAATGGGCATAGCCCAGAAATAGAAATAGATGTGGCAGAGGATCCAATTGGAACAGTGAGTTCCTCTTCAGCCGGATTATCCAGGGGCAGTTCCAGCCATACAGGTAATGTCCTTCAGCATCCTGAACCATTCAAAGCGACGAAGAGTGTTACGCCGAGGAAGCTGTCAGTCCACAGTATCTCAACAAGAAGCTCATCATGCGTTGGCGTTTCAAAGACAACTTCTGATGTTGTGAAGTCCAAATGTGGTAGTAGAGTGATTAAAGGACGATCAAGTGATATCCCAAATGAGACCCAAACTAGGTCGGGTGCATTAAAAGGTCCGGCGCGAAGATCAAAAAGGCTCTGTTCTTCGATTTTAAGCAAAGATGATCCAAAGCAGTGTGTAGCGAAGCCTCGAGCAGCGAAACGCAACAGTAAGCTCAGGAAAACACTAAAACAGAAGTCTTCTTTGTCATCTTCTTTGCAAACGGTTGCATCAACAGAAGATATGGAAATCTTGAAGCCAACTGGGGCAACAAGCTCGTTCACTTTCCAAGATAAGCTGCAAATAGGCTCTTCTCCTGACACAAGTGTTGATCATGATTTACCTGGGGAACAACGAAAGAATAGCAGCGATTCGTCTGGTGCATGCTTAACAGAAGCAGTTTTGAAAGACCTTATTGTTGATGAAAAGTTAAAAGATCGGGTACACCAGGCCGTCATTTACGCTGAAAGTGGTCGTGGAAAGTGGAAAGATAAAAGACCTCCCCAGTGTTCAGGTGAGAAGGCCGATGATAGTGACAAGTTTCCAGTTAATGAAGAAGTTTCTGTTAACGATAATAAAAAGCAGGCAGTGGATGAAGACATGACGAGTTCTGTTGATCGTAACCAGCAAGAAAATATCCCACAGCTGACAGCTACGCCAGCCTTACTGGAGGCAGTGAACAATACTGTTGAGACAATCGAACACTCGACAGTCTATATCGAGAATGTGAGCAAACTTCTTGAAAACTTGTCTcaggaaaaaaatacaagcGGTGAGGATTATTTTGTGTCTGGATTGTTAGCCATTCTTGACACAGGACGTCGTTTGAATGACAACATGATTAGCTCCTTGAAACTTTTCGTCTCAAGGCACAGGAATTTGATTGAAGATGTACTTCCATGTGTCGATTCTTGTAAAGACGTTAATCTCCCTTGTCTCTCTCAAGAGTGTCCGCTGGATTTGAGAGTCATGTCTGGTGCGAGTAACCCTTCTTGTCAAAAAGGTGATGATCACTTCGAAACGTCTAGCCCAATAATGGAGAAGGGAATGGAAGCAAACCAACTAAGTGTACACGGAAATGGGGATTCTGCTTCTTCAAAGCCGGTGAAAGGGTGTGTTGTCAAACTTTGCAAACTATCCTCTGCAGAAATCTTACGGAAAAGGCCATGCCTGGAAAGTCAAAGCTGGTCCCCACTGACGACGCAAGGTGATGTCAGATCTGGATCTGGTAGAAGTAAAGAAATCAAACCTAGAGCACTGAGCAGTGTTATTAGCTCTTCGTGTGCAGCTCTTATTCCAGCGCAGAGTAAGGCAGCTTCTTCTAAATCAGGCGTTGATGTCAACGCTTCTGAAAATGTTGACACCATTCACCGCAACGTAGCTTGCATGCCTATGTCAGAAAAGCCAGAACTTCGAAGTAAAACGGAATTATCTAGATTAGTTACTGAAGCTGCACCATCTGAAAACACTGTCTCAAGTGAAACATTTGCCGTGTCAGTGTCATCTGGAATCATCACTTTAGATGAGAGAAAACCTGGTACACGCTCATCTGCTTGTAAGGAGCGTGCAACACGTATCCGGACTAGCTGTCGATCAAAGACGAAGAGAAAGAAGAATTTGTGCAAAACCGAGGAAAGTGTTGACCAAACTGTGCAAAATGGTGACAAGAGGTCTTTTTCAATTCCCAAGTTAAATATTTCCGAGGAAGAAATGTCTGTTATCAAACTACCACGGCAAACCAACTGCAGTGATATGGAAATTGTTAGTGAAAGTTCCTCAACTCTTCCTGATATCATTGGTAGCGAAGGATCCAAAAATGGCGATGGCCTTGGTGACAGCGGAAATTACCGGGATATACCATCACAAGATAAAAGCAAGATCAAATTTTCCAAAGATTTTCAGCCAACGAGAAACTCTGCTAAAAGATCGTCCACCGTAGATCTTGCCCCGAGAAGAAAGGCAAACACATCTTTAGAGCGCTGTGACGAAGACGCACTTGTCGTGCTGAATGAAGGGCTGCAAAACGAAACGCTGAGAACCACATGTCGCAGATCTAGATCAAAATTGATAGACAAGGTTTCACTCAATTCCCAGATGCAGGGGATCACCGGGAAAACGTCTGAAGGTCATCCTGATGCAATGTTATGTTCTGATGAACTATCCTTAGCTAGAGAGAACACGGCCCCTGTGGAATCGTTGCTCAACTCCTTGGGTGAGTTTGGTGAATGCACGAAGCACAGCCCACATGGTAAAATGATTGAAGGCGCCACCGAACCTTTACGCTTCGATGTTGATCAGATTTTTGGGGAGAAATATTCAAACCTGTCACCTGACTCTAGCTTGTCTGATGGTTCTTTGGAAACACAGGAGCAAAAGGCTGGTCCGAAAGGTATACTTCTACTTTTTAAGATTTAG
- the LOC135480449 gene encoding uncharacterized protein LOC135480449 — MKDSQRKVVSKNTKKSQSVRYKRSLALGMTYMSDTTFPSQVDQVVEHTTMKGSHEKEIEDNGEQDSVHMDHTAVTNCEKRRGRSQGLGQKRKTATKVSLPGKKRRSRGKVRKSKSFISTSSDGSLSELELPPAKRTNAELVPSLRPFIVSTSSGDQPDESSSEEIIRPRNRRGLSEERRQGCFKVFDRVYNFGWSEPFRFEIRRDQVPDYFSVVKNPMYFRLIACKLRRGDYSSVKEFVSDMKLVFDNCRQYHRPNPLPISPKLLVAATMVEGYLAKELRSTFPDIDFTGLLGSPC; from the exons ATGAAGGATAGTCAAAGGAAGGTTGTTTCGAAGAACACAAAGAAATCGCAGAGCGTCCGTTACAAGAGGAGTCTGGCTTTGGGAATGACGTATATGTCTGACACGACATTTCCTTCCCAAGTTGATCAGGTTGTTGAACATACGACCATGAAGGGGTCACATGAGAAGGAAATTGAAGATAATGGGGAGCAGGACAGTGTTCATATGGACCATACAGCAGTAACAAATTGTGAAAAGAGACGAGGTCGGTCTCAGGGCTTGGGACAGAAACGAAAAACGGCGACTAAAGTCTCCTTACCTGGGAAGAAACGGCGTTCGCGAGGCAAAGTCAGGAAGTCGAAATCTTTCATATCCACGTCCTCTGACGGTTCATTGTCAGAATTAGAACTGCCGCCAGCGAAGAGGACGAATGCAGAATTGGTTCCGTCTCTTCGCCCATTCATCGTGTCGACGTCCAGCGGGGATCAACCGGACGAATCGTCCTCGGAAGAGATTATCCGTCCGAGAAATAGGAGAGGACTCAGTGAAGAACGCCGTCAG GGTTGTTTCAAAGTGTTTGACCGTGTTTATAACTTCGGGTGGAGTGAGCCGTTCAGATTTGAAATTCGAAGAGACCAG GTACCGGATTACTTCAGTGTGGTCAAGAATCCTATGTACTTTCGCCTCATCGCCTGCAAGCTGAGAAGGGGAGATTACTCTAGCGTTAAGGAGTTTGTGTCGGACATGAAGCTTGTTTTTGACAACTGCCGTCAATACCATAGGCCAAACCCACTACCG ATATCGCCCAAACTCCTTGTGGCAGCTACCATGGTTGAAGGTTACTTGGCCAAAGAACTCCGGAGCACATTCCCAGACATTGATTTCACAG GATTGTTGGGATCACCATGCTGA